From the Prunus dulcis chromosome 4, ALMONDv2, whole genome shotgun sequence genome, one window contains:
- the LOC117623948 gene encoding putative caffeoyl-CoA O-methyltransferase At1g67980 isoform X1, with product MGSSSLGLHHWSVLASQRAILPQNSAKPLQKFHSLPTTVTVACIATSRASSVRCHLGCFGFTAFNRKFRKSVRGCATNPFVVANDEKYGNKQVISITPQVYDYILANVREPEVLRQLREETASMHGSQMQVSPDQAQLLAMLVQIHGAEKCIEVGVYTGYSSLATALVLPESGSLVACERDGRSLEVAKKYYDKANVSHKVHVKYGFAADALRSLILSGEACSYDFAFVDADKRMYQEYFELLLQLVKVGGLIVFDNVLWHGKVADPEVNDAKTVSIRNFNTSIMQDKRVSISMGQVPIGDGMTICRKRQPHNKS from the exons ATGGGGAGCAGCAGCTTGGGGCTTCATCATTGGTCTGTGTTAGCCTCTCAGCGGGCAATTCTGCCACAAAATTCCGCGAAGCCATTACAAAAGTTCCATTCTTTGCCCACAACTGTCACTGTTGCTTGCATTGCCACCTCCAGAGCTTCCTCTGTGAGGTGCCATTTAGGTTGCTTTGGCTTCACAGCATTCAACAGAAAGTTCAGGAAGAGTGTACGAGGCTGTGCTACCAACCCATTTGTTGTTGCCAATGATGAGAAGTATGGAAACAAGCAGGTTATTAGTATTACTCCACAAGTTTACGATTACATTCTTGCCAATGTTCGAGAGCCAGAG GTTCTACGACAACTTAGGGAGGAGACTGCGTCTATGCATGGTAGTCAGATGCAG GTATCTCCTGACCAGGCTCAACTGCTTGCAATGCTTGTGCAGATTCATGGGGCTGAGAAGTGTATTGAAGTTGGTGTTTATACT GGATATTCATCGTTGGCTACTGCATTGGTCCTTCCTGAATCAGGGAGTTTAGTAGCCTGTGAAAGAGATGGCAGAAGTCTTGAGGTCGCAAAAAAGTATTATGATAAAGCGAATGTTTCCCACAAG GTGCATGTTAAATATGGATTTGCAGCAGATGCATTAAGATCACTGATTCTGAGCGGTGAAGCATGTAG CTATGATTTTGCATTTGTTGATGCTGACAAGAGAATGTATCAGGAATACTTTGAACTGTTGCTACAACTT GTCAAGGTTGGGGGTCTAATTGTGTTCGATAATGTTCTCTGGCATGGAAAAGTTGCTGACCCAGAG GTAAATGATGCCAAGACTGTCAGCATTAGAAATTTCAATACAAGTATAATGCAGGACAAGCGTGTAAGCATTAGTATG GGTCAGGTACCCATTGGAGATGGCATGACAATCTGCCGAAAAAGGCAACCTCATAACAAAAGTTGA
- the LOC117626788 gene encoding probable sugar phosphate/phosphate translocator At3g14410 — MADRLRALFKGEALTYAYLLLYIALSSGQIFFNKWVLSSKEINFPYPLGLTLLHMVFSSVLCFLLTKVFKIMKIEEGMTVEIYVSSVMPIGAMFAMTLWLGNTAYMYISVAFAQMLKAIMPVAVFILGVAAGLEVMSCRMLLIMSVISLGVLVASYGEINISWIGVVYQMGGVVGEALRLIFMEIFVKRKGLKLNPISLMYYVSPCSALCLLIPWIFLEKTKMEENSSWNFPLLVLTLNSLCTFALNLSVFLVITHTSALTIRVAGVVKDWVVVLLSALLFADTKLTIINLAGYGIAIAGVAAYNNHKLKKEVSRDNPEEAESSQPTLTAASSDSNK; from the exons ATGGCGGATCGGCTGCGAGCTTTGTTCAAGGGTGAGGCCCTCACTTACGCCTACCTTCTTCTCTACATCGCACTCTCCAGCGGCCAGATCTTCTTCAACAAG TGGGTTTTGTCGTCCAAGGAAATAAACTTCCCTTATCCTCTTGGATTGACTCTGCTTCACATGGTCTTCTCCTCTGTCTTATGCTTTTTACTCACGAAAGTTTTTAAG ATTATGAAGATTGAGGAAGGAATGACAGTAGAAAT ATACGTCTCATCAGTAATGCCAATTGGTGCAATGTTTGCAATGACTCTTTGGCTGGGAAATACGGCCTACATGTATATTTCTGTTGCATTTGCACAAATGTTGAAAGCAATCA TGCCAGTAGCTGTTTTCATTCTTGGAGTAGCAGCAGGACTTGAGGTAATGAGCTGCAGAATGCTATTGATCATGTCAGTGATAAGTTTAGGTGTTCTGGTGGCTTCTTACGGTGAAATAAATATCAGCTGGATTGGAGTAGTTTATCAAATGGGAGGAGTTGTTGGAGAAGCTTTAAGACTTATTTTTATGGAGATTTTTGTTAAAAGGAAGGGTCTCAAATTAAATCCAATATCTCTCATGTACTATGTTAGCCCGTGCAG TGCTCTTTGCCTACTCATTCCATGGATTTTTTTGGAGAAAACAAAGATGGAAGAAAATAGCTCATGGAACTTTCCACTCCTTGTGCTAACACTCAACTCTCTGTGCACTTTTGCCCTCAACTTATCAGTTTTCCTTGTGATCACTCATACAAGTGCCTTGACCATTCGTGTTGCTGGAGTTGTCAAGGATTGGGTGGTTGTCTTATTGTCTGCCCTTCTCTTTGCTGATACAAAGCTGACTATTATAAATCTGGCAGGTTATGGCATTG CCATAGCAGGTGTAGCAGCATACAATAATCAcaagttaaaaaaagaagtttcTAGAGACAACCCTGAAGAAGCTGAAAGTTCTCAACCTACACTAACGGCGGCATCATCAGATTCCAACAAGTAG
- the LOC117626668 gene encoding protein TRIGALACTOSYLDIACYLGLYCEROL 1, chloroplastic isoform X2, producing the protein MQTASYLHPFSYYSDRSLLKPDGCVKLQIPYSSQLGRKVPLTGRPQTCQFLMPKQQTILFAVPNTDDGHPSVSVLEDSNTNHAPNSEPETVLRKWSPPRYMWRGFSALILAGQVIVRTLRGKVHWRNTLQQLKRVGPNSVGVCLLTSAFVGMAFTIQFVREFTRLGLSRAVGGVLALAFSRELSPVITSIVVAGRIGSAFAAELGTMQVSEQTDTLRVLGADPVDYLVTPRVIATCIALPFLTLMCFTVGMASSALLADGIYGVSINIILESARRALTSWDIISAMIKSQAFGAIISIVSCAWGVTTMGGAKGVGESTTSAVVISLVGIFIADFVLSYCFFQGVGDSLKNL; encoded by the exons ATGCAAACCGCTTCGTATCTTCATCCGTTCTCTTATTACTCTGACag AAGCCTTTTAAAACCAGATGGGTGCGTTAAATTACAAATCCCATATTCAAGTCAGCTTGGTAGGAAAGTTCCGCTCACTGGAAGACCTCAGACATGTCAGTTTCTCATGCCTAAGCAACAAACCATATTGTTTGCAGTTCCCAACACAGATGATGGCCACCCTTCTGTCTCTGTGTTAGAAgattcaaatacaaatcatGCACCCAATTCTGAACCAGAGACGGTGTTGCGCAAATGGTCACCTCCCAGGTATATGTGGAGGGGATTCTCAGCTCTTATCCTTGCTGGGCAGGTAATTGTTAGAACTTTAAGGGGCAAAGTGCACTGGAGAAATACTCTCCAACAATTAAAGAGAGTTGGGCCAAATTCAGTCGGGGTCTGTCTCTTAACTTCAGCATTTGTTGGCATGGCCTTTACCATCCAATTTGTTAGAGAATTTACTAGATTAGGGTTAAGCAGAGCTGTTGGTGGGGTTTTAGCCCTGGCTTTCTCAAGGGAGTTGAGTCCTGTAATTACATCAATTGTGGTTGCTGGGCGTATTGGAAGTGCATTTGCAGCAGAGCTGGGAACAATGCAGGTTTCTGAACAAACTGACACACTGAGAGTTCTTGGGGCAGATCCTGTTGATTATCTTGTGACACCAAGGGTGATTGCTACCTGCATTGCTCTGCCGTTTCTGACTCTAATGTGTTTTACAGTAGGGATGGCATCCAGCGCCCTCCTTGCTGATGGAATTTATGGTGTTAGCATTAACATTATTTTGGAGTCAGCTCGGAGAGCTCTTACCTCTTGGGATATAATTAGTGCAATGATCAAGTCACAGGCTTTTGGTGCAATTATATCTATAGTGAGTTGTGCTTGGGGAGTTACCACTATGGGAGGAGCCAAGGGTGTTGGGGAATCAACAACTTCGGCTGTGGTTATCTCTCTTGTTGGGATCTTTATAGCTGATTTTGTACTCTCTTATTGTTTCTTCCAGGGAGTTGGAGATTCATTGAAGAATCTATGA
- the LOC117626666 gene encoding UDP-glycosyltransferase TURAN isoform X5, giving the protein MAAKGGKRGRACVVVLGDIGRSPRMQYHALSLARQVSLEVDIVAYGGSEPHSAVLEHQSIHIHKMQQWPTFPRGVPSILKPLVLLIKPVIQVLVLLWFLCIKIPAPDVFLVQNPPSVPTLVAVKWASWLRRSAFIVDWHNFGYTLLALSLGRSSRFVAIYRWFERHFGKMADGSLCVTRAMQHELAQNWGIKATVLYDQPPEFFRPASLEEKHKLFCRLDKSLRKPLGVQDCTSTGTGEMLNKDINETVFSTLVGTDITSKLDRPALIVSSTSWTPDEDFGILLEAAVMYDRRVAAILNEDDSIQEEALWKEMQSGKQYLYPRLLFVITGKGPEKEKYEEKISRLHLKRVAFRTMWLSAEDYPLLLGSADLGVCLHTSSSGLDLPMKVVDMFGCGLPVCAVSYS; this is encoded by the exons ATGGctgcaaaag GAGGGAAGAGAGGGAGGGCTTGCGTGGTGGTGTTAGGTGACATTGGGCGCAGCCCCCGTATGCAATATCATGCTCTTTCGCTTGCCCGTCAG GTATCTCTGGAGGTAGATATTGTTGCATATGGAG GTTCTGAACCCCATTCTGCTGTACTAGAACATCAGTCTATTCACATACACAAAATG CAGCAGTGGCCAACATTTCCACGTGGCGTACCCAGCATACTTAAGCCCTTGGTGCTTTTGATCAAGCCAGTGATTCAAGTTTTAGTGCttctttggtttctttgtATTAAGATACCCGCGCCTGATGTTTTTCTAGTGCAG AATCCACCTTCTGTTCCAACCTTAGTGGCTGTAAAATGGGCAAGCTGGCTTAGGCGATCTGCATTTATTGTTGATTGGCATAATTTTGGATATACGTTACTGGCACTGTCCCTTGGAAGAAGTAGTCGATTTGTGGCAATATACCGTTG GTTTGAGAGGCATTTCGGGAAGATGGCAGATGGTTCCCTATGTGTAACGAGGGCAATGCAACATGAATTGGCTCAAAATTGGGGAATTAA AGCCACGGTTCTATATGATCAGCCTCCTGAGTTTTTCCGTCCTGCTTCACTTGAAGAAAAGCATAAG TTGTTCTGCAGATTAGATAAAAGTCTGAGGAAGCCACTTGGTGTTCAAGATTGCACTAGCACTG GAACCGGGGAAATGTTGAATAAGGACATAAATGAGACTGTGTTTAGCACTCTGGTTGGCACGGACATTACTTCAAAGCTAGACAGGCCGGCACTCATAGTTAGCAGTACAAGCTG GACTCCCGATGAGGATTTTGGCATTCTCCTGGAAGCAGCTGTCATGTATGACAGGCGTGTTGCTGCTATTTTGAATGAAGATGATTCTATTCAAGAAGAGGCTctttggaaggaaatgcagaGTGGGAAGCAATACTTGTATCCGAGGCTGTTATTCGTCATTACAG GTAAGGGgcctgaaaaagaaaagtatgaagaaaaaattagcAGATTGCACCTCAAAAGGGTGGCATTTCGTACTATGTGGTTGTCAGCTGAGGACTATCCATTGCTTCTTG GGTCAGCAGATCTTGGTGTATGCTTGCATACATCCTCATCAGGGTTGGATCTTCCCATGAAG GTTGTGGACATGTTCGGTTGTGGGCTGCCCGTTTGTGCTGTTTCCTACTCATG
- the LOC117623947 gene encoding (S)-2-hydroxy-acid oxidase GLO1 isoform X1 yields MEITNVSEYEAIAKQKLPKMVFDYYASGAEDQWTLAENRNAFAKILFRPRILIDVSHIDMTTTVLGFKISMPIMIAPTAMQKMAHPEGEYATARAASAAGTIMTLSSWATSSVEEVASTGPGVRFFQLYVYKDRHVVAQLVRRAERAGFKAIALTVDTPRLGRREADIKNRFTLPPFLTLKNFEGLDLGKMDEAADSGLASYVAGQIDRSLSWKDVQWLQTITKLPILVKGVLTAEDARLAVQAGAAGIIVSNHGARQLDYVPSTIMALEEVVKAAQGRIPVFLDGGVRRGTDVFKALALGASGIFIGRPVVFSLAAEGEAGIRKVLQMLREEFELTMALSGCRSLKEITRDHIVTEWDTPRPRHLPRL; encoded by the exons ATGGAGATAACCAACGTCAGTGAGTATGAGGCCATTGCAAAGCAGAAATTGCCAAAGATGGTCTTTGACTACTATGCATCAGGAGCAGAGGACCAGTGGACTCTGGCTGAAAACAGAAATGCTTTCGCAAAAATTCT GTTTCGACCCCGTATTCTTATTGATGTAAGCCACATAGACATGACCACTACTGTTTTGGGCTTCAAAATCTCAATGCCAATCATGATTGCCCCAACAGCTATGCAGAAAATGGCTCATCCTGAAG GTGAATATGCTACCGCTAGAGCAGCATCAGCAGCAGGAACAATTATG ACTTTGTCTTCATGGGCTACTTCAAGTGTTGAAGAGGTTGCTTCAACTGGACCTGGAGTCCGTTTTTTCCAGCTCTAT GTCTACAAGGACAGGCATGTTGTTGCTCAGCTAGTGAGAAGAGCTGAAAGGGCTGGGTTCAAGGCTATTGCTCTTACAGTTGATACTCCAAGGCTGGGTCGCAGAGAAGCTGACATCAAGAACAG ATTTACTTTACCTCCATTTCTGACATTGAAGAACTTTGAAGGTTTGGATCTTGGAAAGATGGACGAA GCTGCTGACTCAGGACTTGCTTCATATGTTGCTGGTCAAATCGATCGTTCTCTTAGCTGGAAG GATGTGCAGTGGCTTCAGACAATCACTAAACTGCCTATTCTAGTGAAGGGTGTTCTCACTGCTGAAGATG CAAGGCTTGCGGTACAAGCAGGAGCAGCTGGGATTATTGTATCCAATCATGGAGCTCGCCAACTTGATTATGTCCCTTCGACTATTATGGCCCTAGAAGAG GTTGTCAAAGCTGCACAAGGGCGTATTCCTGTTTTCTTGGATGGTGGTGTTCGTCGTGGAACAGATGTCTTTAAAGCATTAGCACTGGGTGCATCTGGCATATTT ATTGGGCGCCCTGTGGTGTTCTCTTTGGCTGCTGAAGGAGAGGCTGGCATCAGAAAAGTACTCCAAATGCTGCGTGAAGAGTTTGAGCTAACCATGGCATTAAGTGGATGCCGTTCACTCAAAGAAATCACCCGTGACCACATTGTGACTGAGTGGGACACTCCTCGCCCTCGCCATTTGCCCAGGTTATAG
- the LOC117623948 gene encoding putative caffeoyl-CoA O-methyltransferase At1g67980 isoform X2 gives MGSSSLGLHHWSVLASQRAILPQNSAKPLQKFHSLPTTVTVACIATSRASSVRCHLGCFGFTAFNRKFRKSVRGCATNPFVVANDEKYGNKQVISITPQVYDYILANVREPEVLRQLREETASMHGSQMQVSPDQAQLLAMLVQIHGAEKCIEVGVYTGYSSLATALVLPESGSLVACERDGRSLEVAKKYYDKANVSHKVHVKYGFAADALRSLILSGEACSYDFAFVDADKRMYQEYFELLLQLVKVGGLIVFDNVLWHGKVADPEVNDAKTVSIRNFNTSIMQDKRVSISMVPIGDGMTICRKRQPHNKS, from the exons ATGGGGAGCAGCAGCTTGGGGCTTCATCATTGGTCTGTGTTAGCCTCTCAGCGGGCAATTCTGCCACAAAATTCCGCGAAGCCATTACAAAAGTTCCATTCTTTGCCCACAACTGTCACTGTTGCTTGCATTGCCACCTCCAGAGCTTCCTCTGTGAGGTGCCATTTAGGTTGCTTTGGCTTCACAGCATTCAACAGAAAGTTCAGGAAGAGTGTACGAGGCTGTGCTACCAACCCATTTGTTGTTGCCAATGATGAGAAGTATGGAAACAAGCAGGTTATTAGTATTACTCCACAAGTTTACGATTACATTCTTGCCAATGTTCGAGAGCCAGAG GTTCTACGACAACTTAGGGAGGAGACTGCGTCTATGCATGGTAGTCAGATGCAG GTATCTCCTGACCAGGCTCAACTGCTTGCAATGCTTGTGCAGATTCATGGGGCTGAGAAGTGTATTGAAGTTGGTGTTTATACT GGATATTCATCGTTGGCTACTGCATTGGTCCTTCCTGAATCAGGGAGTTTAGTAGCCTGTGAAAGAGATGGCAGAAGTCTTGAGGTCGCAAAAAAGTATTATGATAAAGCGAATGTTTCCCACAAG GTGCATGTTAAATATGGATTTGCAGCAGATGCATTAAGATCACTGATTCTGAGCGGTGAAGCATGTAG CTATGATTTTGCATTTGTTGATGCTGACAAGAGAATGTATCAGGAATACTTTGAACTGTTGCTACAACTT GTCAAGGTTGGGGGTCTAATTGTGTTCGATAATGTTCTCTGGCATGGAAAAGTTGCTGACCCAGAG GTAAATGATGCCAAGACTGTCAGCATTAGAAATTTCAATACAAGTATAATGCAGGACAAGCGTGTAAGCATTAGTATG GTACCCATTGGAGATGGCATGACAATCTGCCGAAAAAGGCAACCTCATAACAAAAGTTGA
- the LOC117623947 gene encoding (S)-2-hydroxy-acid oxidase GLO1 isoform X2 — protein sequence MRPLQSRNCQRWSLTTMHQEQRTSGLWLKTEMLSQKFCKFRPRILIDVSHIDMTTTVLGFKISMPIMIAPTAMQKMAHPEGEYATARAASAAGTIMTLSSWATSSVEEVASTGPGVRFFQLYVYKDRHVVAQLVRRAERAGFKAIALTVDTPRLGRREADIKNRFTLPPFLTLKNFEGLDLGKMDEAADSGLASYVAGQIDRSLSWKDVQWLQTITKLPILVKGVLTAEDARLAVQAGAAGIIVSNHGARQLDYVPSTIMALEEVVKAAQGRIPVFLDGGVRRGTDVFKALALGASGIFIGRPVVFSLAAEGEAGIRKVLQMLREEFELTMALSGCRSLKEITRDHIVTEWDTPRPRHLPRL from the exons ATGAGGCCATTGCAAAGCAGAAATTGCCAAAGATGGTCTTTGACTACTATGCATCAGGAGCAGAGGACCAGTGGACTCTGGCTGAAAACAGAAATGCTTTCGCAAAAATTCTGTAA GTTTCGACCCCGTATTCTTATTGATGTAAGCCACATAGACATGACCACTACTGTTTTGGGCTTCAAAATCTCAATGCCAATCATGATTGCCCCAACAGCTATGCAGAAAATGGCTCATCCTGAAG GTGAATATGCTACCGCTAGAGCAGCATCAGCAGCAGGAACAATTATG ACTTTGTCTTCATGGGCTACTTCAAGTGTTGAAGAGGTTGCTTCAACTGGACCTGGAGTCCGTTTTTTCCAGCTCTAT GTCTACAAGGACAGGCATGTTGTTGCTCAGCTAGTGAGAAGAGCTGAAAGGGCTGGGTTCAAGGCTATTGCTCTTACAGTTGATACTCCAAGGCTGGGTCGCAGAGAAGCTGACATCAAGAACAG ATTTACTTTACCTCCATTTCTGACATTGAAGAACTTTGAAGGTTTGGATCTTGGAAAGATGGACGAA GCTGCTGACTCAGGACTTGCTTCATATGTTGCTGGTCAAATCGATCGTTCTCTTAGCTGGAAG GATGTGCAGTGGCTTCAGACAATCACTAAACTGCCTATTCTAGTGAAGGGTGTTCTCACTGCTGAAGATG CAAGGCTTGCGGTACAAGCAGGAGCAGCTGGGATTATTGTATCCAATCATGGAGCTCGCCAACTTGATTATGTCCCTTCGACTATTATGGCCCTAGAAGAG GTTGTCAAAGCTGCACAAGGGCGTATTCCTGTTTTCTTGGATGGTGGTGTTCGTCGTGGAACAGATGTCTTTAAAGCATTAGCACTGGGTGCATCTGGCATATTT ATTGGGCGCCCTGTGGTGTTCTCTTTGGCTGCTGAAGGAGAGGCTGGCATCAGAAAAGTACTCCAAATGCTGCGTGAAGAGTTTGAGCTAACCATGGCATTAAGTGGATGCCGTTCACTCAAAGAAATCACCCGTGACCACATTGTGACTGAGTGGGACACTCCTCGCCCTCGCCATTTGCCCAGGTTATAG
- the LOC117626668 gene encoding protein TRIGALACTOSYLDIACYLGLYCEROL 1, chloroplastic isoform X1, giving the protein MQTASYLHPFSYYSDRRSLLKPDGCVKLQIPYSSQLGRKVPLTGRPQTCQFLMPKQQTILFAVPNTDDGHPSVSVLEDSNTNHAPNSEPETVLRKWSPPRYMWRGFSALILAGQVIVRTLRGKVHWRNTLQQLKRVGPNSVGVCLLTSAFVGMAFTIQFVREFTRLGLSRAVGGVLALAFSRELSPVITSIVVAGRIGSAFAAELGTMQVSEQTDTLRVLGADPVDYLVTPRVIATCIALPFLTLMCFTVGMASSALLADGIYGVSINIILESARRALTSWDIISAMIKSQAFGAIISIVSCAWGVTTMGGAKGVGESTTSAVVISLVGIFIADFVLSYCFFQGVGDSLKNL; this is encoded by the exons ATGCAAACCGCTTCGTATCTTCATCCGTTCTCTTATTACTCTGACag aagAAGCCTTTTAAAACCAGATGGGTGCGTTAAATTACAAATCCCATATTCAAGTCAGCTTGGTAGGAAAGTTCCGCTCACTGGAAGACCTCAGACATGTCAGTTTCTCATGCCTAAGCAACAAACCATATTGTTTGCAGTTCCCAACACAGATGATGGCCACCCTTCTGTCTCTGTGTTAGAAgattcaaatacaaatcatGCACCCAATTCTGAACCAGAGACGGTGTTGCGCAAATGGTCACCTCCCAGGTATATGTGGAGGGGATTCTCAGCTCTTATCCTTGCTGGGCAGGTAATTGTTAGAACTTTAAGGGGCAAAGTGCACTGGAGAAATACTCTCCAACAATTAAAGAGAGTTGGGCCAAATTCAGTCGGGGTCTGTCTCTTAACTTCAGCATTTGTTGGCATGGCCTTTACCATCCAATTTGTTAGAGAATTTACTAGATTAGGGTTAAGCAGAGCTGTTGGTGGGGTTTTAGCCCTGGCTTTCTCAAGGGAGTTGAGTCCTGTAATTACATCAATTGTGGTTGCTGGGCGTATTGGAAGTGCATTTGCAGCAGAGCTGGGAACAATGCAGGTTTCTGAACAAACTGACACACTGAGAGTTCTTGGGGCAGATCCTGTTGATTATCTTGTGACACCAAGGGTGATTGCTACCTGCATTGCTCTGCCGTTTCTGACTCTAATGTGTTTTACAGTAGGGATGGCATCCAGCGCCCTCCTTGCTGATGGAATTTATGGTGTTAGCATTAACATTATTTTGGAGTCAGCTCGGAGAGCTCTTACCTCTTGGGATATAATTAGTGCAATGATCAAGTCACAGGCTTTTGGTGCAATTATATCTATAGTGAGTTGTGCTTGGGGAGTTACCACTATGGGAGGAGCCAAGGGTGTTGGGGAATCAACAACTTCGGCTGTGGTTATCTCTCTTGTTGGGATCTTTATAGCTGATTTTGTACTCTCTTATTGTTTCTTCCAGGGAGTTGGAGATTCATTGAAGAATCTATGA